Proteins from a genomic interval of Psychrobacter fulvigenes:
- a CDS encoding urease accessory protein UreF has protein sequence MMTITTMHTNEQASTVSDLALLGLMQLISPALPIGAFAWSQGLESAFELGWVNNEQELGEWLEGVLADGLTRCELPVLARLHTGWANSDSESIAYWNEWIHANRETSELGDEDIRLGLALVRLLTSLDLEPKAGQGHAQLPDEPGYVTVFAWAAYQRHIPIRQSLLGFAWAWLENQLAAACKALPLGHTAAQRLNEQLRPQLVAAVDTALMLDDEELGPIMPSLALGSAQHETQYSRLFRS, from the coding sequence ATGATGACGATCACAACCATGCACACTAATGAGCAGGCAAGTACAGTTAGCGATCTGGCATTGCTTGGACTAATGCAATTGATTAGTCCTGCCTTGCCAATCGGTGCATTCGCTTGGTCACAGGGTTTAGAGAGTGCGTTTGAGCTGGGTTGGGTAAATAACGAGCAAGAGCTTGGCGAATGGCTAGAAGGCGTGCTTGCTGATGGCTTGACGCGCTGTGAGCTACCCGTATTAGCACGGCTGCACACTGGCTGGGCAAATAGTGATAGTGAGAGTATTGCCTATTGGAATGAGTGGATTCATGCCAATCGTGAGACCTCCGAGCTTGGTGATGAAGATATCCGACTAGGGCTGGCGTTGGTGCGTTTGCTTACTAGTTTGGACTTGGAGCCAAAAGCAGGACAAGGGCATGCGCAATTGCCAGACGAGCCTGGTTATGTCACCGTGTTTGCTTGGGCTGCCTATCAGCGTCATATACCTATACGTCAAAGCCTACTGGGCTTTGCGTGGGCTTGGCTCGAAAACCAGCTCGCCGCAGCGTGCAAGGCTTTGCCACTAGGGCATACTGCCGCGCAACGTCTAAACGAGCAACTGCGTCCACAATTGGTGGCTGCCGTTGATACTGCGCTCATGCTCGATGACGAGGAGCTAGGGCCAATTATGCCTAGTTTGGCGCTTGGTAGTGCGCAACATGAAACCCAGTATTCAAGACTGTTCCGAAGCTAA
- the ureE gene encoding urease accessory protein UreE encodes MLELTQRIDSSAQAGQVEVYDTLTLPYELRIRGRLKATTDNDRDVGLFLDRGPVLRHGDLLQANSGEVIQVCAADEPVTTAYIEDGLPLGRLCYHLGNRHVTLALGMDADGRHWVRFPPDYVLEELAELLGATLTHHEAPFDPESGAYAQAGREHSHGHDHSHDHGHSHDDDHNHAH; translated from the coding sequence ATGCTTGAATTAACACAGAGAATAGATAGCAGTGCTCAGGCAGGTCAGGTCGAGGTGTATGACACCTTGACCCTGCCTTATGAGCTACGTATACGTGGTCGCCTCAAGGCAACCACTGATAACGATCGCGACGTGGGTTTGTTCCTTGACCGTGGTCCTGTATTACGTCATGGCGATTTATTGCAAGCCAATAGCGGTGAAGTGATTCAGGTCTGTGCTGCTGATGAGCCAGTAACGACAGCGTATATCGAAGATGGTCTACCATTAGGGCGACTGTGCTACCACTTAGGTAACCGTCACGTAACGCTTGCTTTGGGGATGGATGCAGACGGTCGTCATTGGGTACGGTTTCCACCAGATTATGTGTTAGAGGAGCTGGCGGAATTGTTGGGGGCAACTTTGACCCATCATGAAGCACCATTTGATCCAGAATCAGGTGCCTATGCACAGGCTGGTCGTGAGCACTCACATGGCCACGATCACTCACACGACCACGGACACTCCCATGATGACGATCACAACCATGCACACTAA
- the ureC gene encoding urease subunit alpha, whose product MKITRQAYSELYGPTTGDRIRLGDTELWIEVEDDLTHYGEEVVFGGGKSIRDGMAQSQRCDEEVMDTVITNVIILDWSGIIKADVGIKDGYIAAIGQAGNPDTQPGVEIIIGPGTEIISGEDRILTAGCVDTHIHFICPQQVDEALMSGTTTMIGGGTGPATGTLATTSTPGPWYIGKMMQAVDDMPMNIGIFGKGSASTPEALEQQIKAGAFGLKIHEDWGATPAIIDNALTVADKYDIQIALHSDTLNESGFLQDTIAAMKGRCIHTFHTEGAGGGHAPDIIAISGLPNVLPASTNPTRPYTVNTVDEHLDMLMECHALDPNIPEDVAFADSRIRRETIAAEDLLHDMGVMAIMSSDSQAMGRIGEVVCRTWQTAHKMKVQRGLLPEDEERGADNFRAKRYIAKYTINPAIAHGVSHVIGSVEVGKMADLVLWKTAFFGVKPQLVIKGGMIAGAEMGDPNAAISTPQPVHFRRMFGAYGRAAAATRVTFISQAAENTGLEEKLGLKSKLVPCKNIRKMGKKDMKLNTACPDINVDPQTYEAYADGVLLTCEPMAELPLAQRYHLF is encoded by the coding sequence ATGAAAATTACTCGTCAAGCTTATTCCGAATTATACGGCCCAACCACAGGGGACAGAATTCGTTTAGGGGACACTGAACTGTGGATCGAAGTAGAAGATGATCTCACTCATTATGGTGAAGAAGTGGTATTTGGTGGTGGTAAGTCCATTCGTGATGGTATGGCTCAGAGCCAGCGCTGTGATGAAGAAGTCATGGATACTGTCATTACCAACGTTATTATCCTCGATTGGTCAGGTATCATCAAAGCCGATGTGGGTATAAAAGATGGATATATCGCTGCCATCGGTCAAGCTGGTAACCCAGATACTCAGCCAGGCGTTGAGATCATTATTGGACCTGGCACTGAGATTATATCTGGTGAAGATAGAATCCTGACCGCCGGCTGTGTCGACACCCATATTCACTTTATCTGTCCGCAGCAAGTCGATGAAGCGCTAATGAGTGGTACAACCACTATGATCGGTGGCGGTACTGGTCCTGCGACAGGTACTTTGGCAACCACTAGCACACCAGGCCCATGGTACATCGGTAAAATGATGCAGGCTGTAGATGATATGCCGATGAATATTGGTATATTTGGTAAAGGCAGTGCCAGTACACCAGAAGCCTTAGAGCAGCAAATCAAAGCGGGTGCTTTTGGTCTGAAAATTCATGAAGATTGGGGCGCTACCCCTGCTATCATCGACAATGCTCTAACCGTGGCTGATAAGTATGATATTCAAATTGCGCTGCACTCTGATACGCTAAACGAATCAGGTTTCTTGCAAGATACTATCGCCGCTATGAAAGGTCGTTGTATCCACACCTTCCACACAGAAGGCGCAGGTGGTGGTCACGCACCAGATATTATTGCTATCTCAGGTCTGCCTAATGTGCTGCCAGCGTCAACCAACCCGACACGTCCCTATACTGTCAACACGGTTGATGAGCACTTAGATATGTTGATGGAGTGTCACGCGCTCGATCCTAATATCCCAGAAGACGTCGCTTTTGCAGACTCCCGTATTCGCCGCGAAACCATCGCCGCAGAAGACTTGCTTCATGATATGGGAGTCATGGCAATCATGTCATCTGACTCGCAAGCGATGGGGCGTATTGGTGAAGTTGTATGTCGTACCTGGCAGACAGCGCATAAGATGAAAGTTCAGCGCGGTCTATTGCCAGAAGACGAAGAGCGCGGTGCTGATAACTTCCGTGCCAAGCGCTATATTGCTAAATACACCATCAACCCCGCTATTGCACATGGTGTTTCGCATGTGATTGGCTCTGTTGAAGTGGGCAAAATGGCAGATTTAGTCTTATGGAAAACGGCGTTCTTTGGGGTCAAACCACAACTGGTTATTAAAGGCGGCATGATCGCAGGTGCTGAGATGGGCGATCCAAACGCCGCTATCTCAACCCCGCAGCCAGTACATTTCCGCCGTATGTTCGGTGCGTATGGCCGCGCTGCTGCAGCCACTCGCGTGACCTTTATCAGCCAAGCTGCTGAAAACACAGGGCTGGAAGAGAAGCTCGGTCTGAAGAGTAAGCTTGTTCCTTGTAAGAACATCCGTAAGATGGGCAAAAAAGATATGAAGCTTAATACCGCTTGCCCTGACATCAACGTAGATCCGCAGACCTATGAAGCTTATGCCGATGGGGTGTTACTCACTTGTGAGCCTATGGCTGAATTACCATTAGCACAGCGTTATCATTTGTTTTAA